One Manduca sexta isolate Smith_Timp_Sample1 chromosome 28, JHU_Msex_v1.0, whole genome shotgun sequence DNA window includes the following coding sequences:
- the LOC115443313 gene encoding uncharacterized protein LOC115443313, which translates to MRYKITLFVCFALLCLSNCIKVNMQGSLTMGRDVMDALSEYVNRYYISGRRSMNIDNQKSHGISTTVQSVSLCNKLDFCRRKLKMFLNEYIIAIDSELERIFEDLKQNNQVDEENKSVENPNNLIFKEQLKLCLKDIKRILKMANEKISEENEAYVWTDVIKKISAKFQETAQWFVNERLEGNPDVIGEIKSKLMQEIITSTAKVESKFQSKLCAEHNICTKSYECTKGLNALLIQFNNTTEEKVKNFVRTFYELLPETGFYSKLRDVTGTEFQVILNDMSYGNVVTKDVFMALHKSLQIRLKSLNTNTEISKEKDVELLNLILSDMDHFYSKHKPEPFYKFLDSFNHWSKFGGRLNPHVKQLMKDISQQISEQSETLFDKLVNEVRVFLEITVDPEQ; encoded by the coding sequence cgTTACTTTGCTTATCGAATTGCATAAAAGTAAACATGCAAGGTTCATTAACCATGGGACGAGACGTTATGGATGCACTTTCTGAATATGTCAATAGATATTATATCAGTGGCAGAAGATCTATGAATATTGATAATCAAAAATCACATGGCATATCTACAACAGTACAGTCTGTATCTCTATGTAATAAATTGGATTTCTGTCGACGAAAACTGAAAATGTTCTTGAACGAGTATATTATTGCCATAGACAGTGAATTGGAAAGAATTTTCGAagatctaaaacaaaataatcaagtAGATGAGgaaaataaatctgtagaaaATCCCAACAATCTAATTTTCAAAGAACAATTAAAACTATGCTTGAAAGATATAAAAAGAATACTTAAAATGGCAAATGAGAAAATATCTGAAGAAAACGAAGCTTACGTGTGGActgatgtaattaaaaaaatcagcgCAAAATTCCAAGAAACAGCTCAATGGTTCGTAAATGAGAGACTAGAAGGAAATCCGGACGTTATAGgtgaaattaaaagcaaattaatgCAAGAGATAATAACCAGTACTGCAAAAGTAGAGAGcaaatttcaatcaaaattGTGCGCCGAACACAACATTTGTACCAAATCTTATGAATGCACAAAAGGCCTAAACGCTTTATTGATACAATTTAACAATACAACTGAAGAAAAGGTTAAAAACTTCGTTCGCACCTTCTACGAACTCTTACCTGAAACTGGATTTTATAGCAAATTAAGAGATGTTACAGGAACAGAGTTCCAAGTGATTCTAAACGACATGTCATATGGAAATGTGGTGACAAAAGACGTCTTTATGGCACTGCACAAATCATTGCAAATTAGATTGAAATCACTTAACACTAACACAGAAATATCCAAAGAAAAAGATGTTGAActacttaatttaatactttCGGATATGGATCACTTTTATAGCAAACATAAGCCTGAAccgttttataaatttctggACAGTTTTAACCATTGGTCAAAGTTTGGTGGTCGGTTGAATCCTCATGTTAAACAATTGATGAAAGATATTTCCCAACAAATATCGGAACAATCGGAAACGTTGTTTGACAAATTGGTTAATGAAGTGAGAGTGTTTTTAGAAATAACTGTAGACCCAGAGCaataa